From the Scomber scombrus chromosome 22, fScoSco1.1, whole genome shotgun sequence genome, the window GCATATCTTGACATCTAAGTGCAGTACAGTTATAATATTGGGTTTAAATGTGCAACATTAACAAAGGAGTCATTCATAACCAAGGAAATTGCCAACTGATGATCagtaaaaacaactaaaatagataataaaaaacatcatgcctttatagaaatgaaattgaaataaatttCCTTTTGCACCACATCTGTACTACAGAAGCTATTTCTGATCATACAAAAAGGCAAAGCCATGCAATCAGGAGGAAACGATACAAATTTATGCAGCTCACAAGAGTTCACATCATTActactactgtgtgtgtataatacaataaaaatgatattttatgtCTTGGTCTATTTTGAAGTGGctttcatcttttcatcctCCTGCACTGTATGTAAAGACAGtactgtggtgtgtgtgagcattGAAACAACTGTTATGCTGGTATATTTCAACATGCAAATGTCTCCGCTTGtttcacagtcacagacaattaACTAAAACATTGCAACACCAATAGACTTAAGCACATGATCCATAATGGATTTTCTACATTTGCTGGgagttgttttaaaaaacaaaacaaaaaaaacatcagacatTGATATACAGATCACCCCATCCTGTAGCCATCAGGGACTGGCTTCTTTCTTGAGTGGCATTCACAGATTAAATGAACTGTAATAGTTTTGGCACATGTAGTTATGCCTTATTGTTAGCTATAGTAGAGATATATCCAAGGATTGGTGCAACTGTTGAGACTGGCCAGCAACATGATGATAGCAAACACTGGAcctgggagaaagagagggatggggagagagagagagagagagagagagagagagagagagagagagagagagagagagagagagagaaagagagatgttaTGCGTATAGGGTCCAGATACGAGCAGAGTCAATTAGCTtgacatataaaatataaaatatcatgttcattattaatatgtatatacagGCATTCACAGCAGtgacattaaatataattaaagttttatttgcCCCCCAAAAGGATTCTAGAGGACCTCCTGGTCATCACTGGACATGCCTTGCCTCCCAATTAGACCAACCTTGTGTAGGTGCACTGCTTGGGCTCCATGCAGACCATAACTGCACAATAAAAAATGGACTCCAACAAACAGTGTATGCCATTATAATGACAAATGTCATTTTCACAGTCTTTAGCATCACGTTGGACACCCCTTTCGTGCCTGTGCGCCCTGCTTGGAGCGCTTTCCTCTTCATGTTGAAGTAGATTGTTGTGCATATTCTTATTTGGCAATGGAGCACAATAACGGCAGGCAGACCAAACACTGACAGAGTAATCCAGCTGATGTATATCCGACTCCCCCACGGTTCAATAAATGTTGCCCAGCAGTCGTAGTggttctcctccacctcccggagagaaaagatgaagagCTGAGGCGAACTGAAGGCGAGTGAAACCAGCCATGCGGCACCTATAGAGCGATACCTCCGAAATGAGCCCCTCATGAAAGAAACCATCGGCTTACACACAGCATGATATCTGTCTATGGTCATAGCCACTATCATGTAAGAGGAGGCAAACATCCCAACCACCTGCAAGTATTTTACGTTTCGGCACAGGAAGTCAGTGCCTCTGAACCTGTGCGTAATTTCAATGGAAAATTGCGGCAGGACTTGGAAAAACGCGACCACCAGGTCTGCCAAGCACAGGTGCAAGAGGAACAGCTGGG encodes:
- the avpr2l gene encoding arginine vasopressin receptor 2, like, translated to MDTSTNSSGKVTDTDGEVYYERLALIRAGVLGLIFVLATCGNVFFLGTLWKKRKRNSKTQLFLLHLCLADLVVAFFQVLPQFSIEITHRFRGTDFLCRNVKYLQVVGMFASSYMIVAMTIDRYHAVCKPMVSFMRGSFRRYRSIGAAWLVSLAFSSPQLFIFSLREVEENHYDCWATFIEPWGSRIYISWITLSVFGLPAVIVLHCQIRICTTIYFNMKRKALQAGRTGTKGVSNVMLKTVKMTFVIIMAYTVCWSPFFIVQLWSAWSPSSAPTQGPVFAIIMLLASLNSCTNPWIYLYYS